The genomic window CATTACAGGGTTGATGGACTCCGGGCGAAACGAACTGGCATTGGCCATCGCCGGCGTACTCGGTGCAACTTCCGGCGTCATCAGCATGGACGGGACGCCTATCGCATTGACTCGACCGTCGGACGCGATCGAACACGGGATCGGTTACGTGCCGGAGGATCGACTGGCTGAAGGACTGTTCCTGGACAAGCCCATCCTGATCAACATGAGTGCACTGATCCTGGACCGCTTGAAAAACCGCCTGGGTTTGCTCGACAGGCCCAAGGCGCGATCGATTGCAGAAGGGCTGGTCGCCGAGCTGCGCGTCATGACACCGAGTGTCGATCTCCCGGTGCAATCGCTTTCCGGCGGCAACCAGCAACGCGTTCTGATCGGACGATGGCTCACCATCCAACCCAAACTGCTGCTGCTCCACGGTCCGACTGTCGGTGTCGACGTCGGCTCCAAAGACACGATCTACAAAGCCATCCAGGCGTTGGCCGAAAAAGGAATGGCGCTCATCGTCATCAGCGACGATCTCCCGGAACTGCTGCAAAACTGCGACCGCATTCTGGTGATGCGTCACGGCGAGGTCGCGCGGGAATTTGCGGCCAACGATGCCGACGAAGAAAGCCTGTACGACACCATGGTGGCTGCGCAACGAGAGACCGCTTCATGACATCGGCCAACATCGTGATCGTCGCTCCGCCGACACGCGTGCCGTGGCCGATCCGGCTGCGGATTCGCCTCGACCGCCGCCCCGAGCTTTTCACCTTGTTCCTGCTGGTGTGCCTGTGCGCATTCGTAGGGATTGCCAATCCGGACTTCTTCCAGGCCGCGACTCTTTTCGACCTCGCGCGCTCGAGCGTGGTCACCGGGCTGTTTGCGCTGGGCGTGTTCGTTATTTTGGCGGCGGGTGGCATCGATGTGTCCTTCACGGCAATCGCCGCACTCTCGATGTATTCGGTCACGCAACTGGTGGTGACGCACTTCCCGAGCGCGCCACTGATACTGGTGTTCGCCGCCGCAGCGCTGGGCGGCGGCGTGCTCGGCCTGATCAACGGCTTCCTGGTCCACGAACTCAAAGCGCCATCGCTCATCGTCACCATCGGCACTCAGTACTTGTTCAGAGGATTTCTTCTGACCTTCATCGGTACGGCATGGGTCGCTTCGTTACCCGATCAAATGGACCATTTCGGCAAACTCGCCTTGATCGAGTTCGTCTCCGTACGCGGCACCAAAGCCATGTTGCCGGCGTTCTTCCTGGCGTTGCCTGCAGTCGCCGGCCTCACTTGGTGGATCCTCAATCGGACCCTCATGGGGCGCGCCATCTTTGCCACTGGCGGCAGTCGCGATGTCGCAGAGCGCCTGGGCTACAACTTGCGCGCGGTGCACTTCTTCATCTTTGCCTACACCGGCGCTCTTGCCGGGGTGGCGGGAATGATCCACGTCTGCAGCAGCCGAATGGCCAACCCGTTCGACCTGGTCGGGATGGAGATCGACGTCATCGCCGCGGTCGTACTGGGCGGTGCGCGCATCACCGGCGGTACCGGGACCGTCACCGGCACTGTGCTGGGCGTGGTGCTGGTCGTGGTCATCAACAACGTGCTGATCATGGCGGGCGTGCCGAGTACCTGGCAGCGCCTGGTGGTCGGCGCCTTCATTCTGGTTGCAGGTGCGTTCTTTGTGGTGCGCCGCCGGCGTTGACCGTGCCAAGCGCAAGAACGAAAAACATAAGGAGAAGAATATGAAGAAGTTTTTAAATCAAGCTGAAGACTTCGTCGACGAAATGCTCGACGGCATCTACACCGCGCACCCAAAGCAGGTCGGCTTCGTAGCGCAGGATCGCCGATGCCTCGTGTCAACGCAGCCGCGTATCAAGGGCAAGGTCGGCCTTGCGACCGGCGGTGGCTCGGGGCACTTGCCGTTGTTCCTGGGCTTCGTGGGCGCGGGTCTGCTGGACGGCGCCGCTGTCGGCGGCGTCTTCCAATCGCCGAGCGCCGACCAGATGTACGAAGTTACCAAGGCCATCGATCAGGGTGCCGGTGTGCTCTATATCTACGGCAACTACACCGGCGATATCCTGAACTTCGACATGGCCACCGAAATGGCCGAAATGGAAAATATCCGGGTGTTGTCGGTGGTCGGCAACGACGACGTCGCTTCTTCGCCGCCAGGGCAGGAACACAAGCGGCGTGGCGTTGCAGGCACGTTCTTCGTCTTCAAGGCAGCTGGCGCCGCAGCGAGTGAAGGCATGGCCTTGGACGAAGTCAAGCGCGTTGCCGAAAAGGCCAAGGCCAATACGCGCACCATGGGCGTGGCACTGAGCAGCTGCATCGTGCCGGAGGTCGGCCACGCGACGTTTTCCATTGGTGAAGAGGAGATGGAAATCGGTATGGGAATTCACGGCGAGCCAGGCATTCGGCGCGGCCCGTTGTTGTCGGCCGACGCGGTGGTCGACGAGATGATGCGACCCATCCTGGCTGAACGTCCTCTGGGCAAAGGCGACGAAGTCGTCGTGCTGGTGAACGGTCTCGGCGCGACACCCAAGGAGGAGTTGTACATCCTCTTTCGGCGAGTCTCGGGGATTCTGAAAGAGCGCGGAGTTTCAATCTTTCACGCCTACGTAGGCGAGTTCGCCACCGCGATGGAAATGGCGGGTGCATCGATCTCTCTGCTCTATCTGGACGATGAACTCAAGCGACTGATTGCGGCGCCAGCGCAGTCTCCGTTCTTCATGCAGAACCCGTTGTGAGGCTTGCATGATGCAAAGCATCGGAAAGACTGATCTGGCCGGACTGTTCGAACGCCTGCGTGACGTTTTTGCCCAGCAACGCGCATTCCTGATCGAGCTCGATGGAAAGGTCGGCGACAGCGACTTGGGCATCACGATGAACAAGGCCTTCGCCGCTGCCTTCGTCTCGGTCCAGGCCAACACGGGCGACTCGATCGGCAAGACACTGCAGCTTGCCGGTATGGCGATCGCCAAGGCAGCGCCATCGACCATGGGCACGTTGACTGCGACCGGTTTCATGAGTGGCGGCAAGGCTCTGGGCGAATGCCTCACGCTTTCCACTGCCGAATGGAGTGTTTTCTGGCGGGCCTATCACGATGCCGTAGCGCAGCGCGGCAAGGCGCAGCCGGGCGACAAGACGGTGGTCGATGTGCTCGGTCCGATTGCAGCCTCGCTCGAATCGTCAGCAAAGACGCAATCGCCGCTGCCGGATGCGCTGACGCTGGCAACCGAGGTCGCGGCGCAAGCACTCGAAGCGACCCGCACGATGGTGGCTCAGCATGGCAAAGCCGCCTGCTTCCAGGAGCAGTCGCTGGGCCTGCAGGATGCGGGCGCGACGGTAGCGTTCCTGCTCATCGACACGCTGCGTGCTTTCGCCACGCAAGACGAAAGCACGAAATAAGTCGCTGGCCATGGCCAAGAAGTCCGGTCGCGACGGCCACGAACTGATCACGCTGTGGGGCGAATCGGACTTCCGCTCGCCGATGATCGACGGCGACTTCGCGGTGTCGTTTCACCTGCGGACGATGGTGAAGGACACGGAGTTGATCCGCAACCACTCAGAGAAATTCGGCGTACCGGTCATGTGATGCCGCCGCCCTGAAGAGCCGCTGTCTTCAAGACTCGAGTCCCGCGAAGTGGCCGCGCGTGAAGGCCTCTTCGAAGATCGAATAGCCCGACCAGTCGGCGTGCGCGAAGGCCAGTCGGCCGCTCACGATGCGTTCTCTTCTTTGCGCGGCACCCAATTGGGTCAGCAGCCCCGGCGTCGGCATTGCCATGGCATGCCCGTAGCGCGTGATGTCGATGCGCGTCGTGAGCGAAGGCAAGTCCGGATGCGGCACCGACAACTCGGCGAGCAGGTCGTCACGCCAGCCGCTCCATGGCCGGTCGAGCAACAGCTTTCGACCATCGCCCGTATCGCTCGCGCTCGGGCCTAACGGGCGGTACCAGCTCAGCACGGTCGGTGCGGGCGTCGGGTCGAGCGTCTGATGGCGCGCATCGACGTAGCCCAGGCCGGGCGTATCGTAGACGAGGTTATCCCAGCTCGGCGCAGCGCCGTGCCCGTTGTCGCCGAGCGGCGCGCGCAAATGCACGTTGGCGACGAGCCACGGTGCGTAGCGCACGTTGGCCGCTGCATTGCGAAGTACGGCGGGCGAGTTCTCGACCACACGTGCCGCGATGAAGACCGGCAGCGCGACGATGCAACGCTCGGCCTCCCAGCGCATCGTCGTATTCGTCGCGGCATCGAATGCATCGACCTCGACGCCGGATCGCGATTCGGCAATGCGCGTGACAGCATGTGCCACTTTGATCCGGTCGCCGAGTGGCCCGACCATACGACGCGCGAGCCACGCATTGCCTTCGGGCCATGTCAACACAGCGTCGCGTTCTCCGCTGTCGTCGCCCGGCGCATGGAAGCCGTGTCGGCTTGCAAAGTAATGGATGCCAGCCCAGGCCGAGACGTGTGCGAGGCCAGCGCCGTAGTCGTCGCGGCAGCAATAGTCGAGGTACCAGCGCAGATGCGTGTCACCGAGGCTTTCCTGGTCGAGCCATGCCGCGAAGCTGACCGCATCGAGCGCCAGCATCTCGGGCGTCGCTGCCATCTTTGCCATTGGGATGGCGAACCGCGTCTTGCGCTGCGACGCTTCGACGCGGGAAGCAAAGAGCCTGTACTGCGCGAGCGTCGACTCGGTCACGCCATGCACCGGCAGCAGGCCTTCTTGCCACTCGCCTTGAAAGAACAGCCGCTCCTGCGGGCTGTGGCACAAGTTGCGCTCGTCGTACTCCCAACGGCCACTCACGCGCTTGCGCAAGCCGAGTTCTTCGAGCAGGTCTTGCACTTCGCTCGCGTCATCGCCGGGCACCGGCAGGTAGTGGGCACCGAGTGGGCAGGCGATGCCTTCCAACATCCCACCGCGGCTGTTGCCGCCAGCGCTGTCTTCCAGTTCGAGCAGCACGAAGTCATCGATGCCGGAGAGTCGCAGTGCGCGCGCGGCGGCCAGGCCCGCCACGCCGCCGCCAGCGATCACGACACGTGTGCGGAACACTGTTGTCGGCGTCGATGCCTTCAGCGCACCGTCCCGCAGCGCATGGCCTCGTGCCACTTCGATGCCGGTGAAGCCGCCCTCGATCGACTGTGGGGCGTCGCAGCCGGCGAGCGCCAGGGCGCCTGCGGTCGCCGCGATGAAATCTCGCCGCTTCAATGCGCGACCACCTTGCCCCACTCGCTCTCGTAAGTGGTCACCAGGATCTGGTTCGACAGCCGGTTGACCTCAGTCGGCACGCGTGCCATGTCGAGTGGAAAGTCGAACATCAGCGGCAGCGTCGCCGCCGACAAAAAGCGCAGGCCGCCAGGCAGCGCGTCAGGTGCGCGCCATGGCCGGCGGCTCGCGATGATGAAGCCCCATTCGCCAAAGCTTGGCACATGCACGTGATACGGCGTGGCCGTGAGCCCCACCGATTCGATGGTCGTCGCGACGGTCCAGAAACTCTTGCGCGCAACCAGCGGGGACGTGGTCTGGATCACTGCATAGCCACTCGCAGAAAGCCGCTTTTCGAGCAGCGCGTAGAAGCTGTTCGTGTAGAGCTTGCCGATCGCGAAGTTGGTCGGGTCCGGGAAGTCGACGACGATGACATCGAACATGTCGCCGGGTTGCTGCAGCCATTGGAAGGCATCGGTGTTGACGATCTTCACCTTGGGCGATTTCAGAGAACCACCGTTAAGCGCAGCCAGCGTCTCATGGTCGGTAAAGAGCTTCGTCATGTTCGGGTCGAGCTCGACCAGCGTGACCTCTTCGACCGACGGGTATTTGAGGATTTCGCGCACGGCCATGCCATCGCCGCCGCCCAGCACCGCAACGCGCTTTGGCGCACCTTGCGCCGCCATGACCGGATGCACCAGCGCTTCGTGATAGCGGTACTCGTCACGCTCGGCGAATTGCAGATTGCCGTTCAAGAACAAGCGATGCCCGAGCAGGCCACGCGTGACGACGATGCGCTGGTACGGTGACGTGGTGCTGAACACGATGCGGTCTTGATAAAACTTGTCTTCGGCCAGCGTCGTGATGTGGTTAGCAAACACGAAGGCGGTGCCGATCGCGATCAGCGCCAATGCACAAGCCGTTGCATGCGCGCCGATGCCGCGCAGCTCATGCCGGAACAGCCAGAGCGTCCACACGGCCACCGCCGCATTCATGAATCCGAACAGCAGGCCGGTGCGGATCATGCCGAGCTGCGGCACCAGCACCAGCGGAAAAGCGATCGATACAGCCAGTGCGCCGAGGTAGTCGAAGGTCAGCACCTGCGACACCAGATCTTTCAGCAGCACGTTGCGCCGAAGGATGCGCATGACCAGCGGAATCTCCAGCCCTACCAGCGTGCCGACAATCATCACGAGCCCGTAGAGCAGCAGTCGAAACGAACCCGGCAGGTACGCGTTGGCGAGAAAGAGGATGGCCGGCAACGAGCCGCCGACAACAGCCACCAGCAGTTCGATGCGCAGAAAGTGCGCGGGCAACTGCCGATCGAAATAGCGCGAGAGCCACGAGCCCACGCCCATGGCAAACAGATAGGTGCCGATGATGGTGCTGAACTGCAGCACCGAGTCGCCGAGCAGGTAGGAACTCAGCGCTGCCGCGCTCAGTTCGTACACCAGCCCGCAGGCCGCGACGACGAAGACGCTCGCGAGCAGCGCAATTTCGACCGGCTGCGGGCCTGTCGAGCGAGGCCCGCTCAGCGCACTGTCGGTCAATGAATCGCAGCGGCAACGATGATGCAGATCCCGAGGCTCATGGCCGCGACCACCAACCCCAAGGCCACGTTGTGCTTCTCGACGATTTCGTGCCAGAGGTCGTAGGGCGTGAGCTTGTCGATGATCAAAAAGCACAGCCAGAAGATCAGCACGCCGATCAGCGCGAAGACCAGCGACGACAGGATCACGCCCGGCTTCAAATATTCAAATCCCATGATGAGGACCTCCGGAAAAAATGGATGTCATTTGTGGCCACCACCACTCGAAAAACCGCCGTATGAGCCGCCCGAGCTCCGTGAGCCGCCCGACGAGCTGCTGCAAGTGCTAAGGATGATCAACAGAACAATGATCACCACACCGATCAGGATGATGGTGCCGCAGCCCAGGCCAGATCCCAACGCCGCACTCACCGGCAGCACGTCGCCGCGCTTGAACATGTCCTTCTTCGCATCGAGCTTGAACGCGCTGGCCACTGTCGCGCTGTCGAGCTTGCCACCGGAAGACCATGTCAGCTCGTTCGCCGAACGCTCCATGGACAACAGTGTGGCGCCGGCCGCGAAGTCACGGTTGAAAGTCTTTTGCCCACGCTCAACTTTCCAGTAGAACTCCCCCGCCACATAGGTCGTCTCGGCGTTGTAGGCGTACTGCTGCTGAAAGCGCTTGCCCATGTACGTGGCAGCGGAACCGCTTTCGGCCATGGTGGGCGCGCCGGTGGTCGGCTGCACCATGCTCCAGCCGTCGGTCGCGTCGACCAGAAAGCTGAAGCCGCGCTTCTTGTTGTAGAGCAGGTATTCGTCCCAGCCGAACATCTCGTCGTCGCCGGGCTCCTGCCCCATTCGATGCTGAAACCCAACCACCTGCCACGACGCGCCTTGCAGCTGCCCGAGTGCACCGAGCGCGATGAGCGGGCGCACCGGCTCGGCTTGCTCGGCGTGCTTCAGTTCACCGCCGATCCCCTGCGTCAGGTCGATGATGCTGTTGCATGCGCGGCAGGTAATGGTCTTGCTGTCGGCGAAGTTGACCGTGACCGGCGCGCCGCAGTTCGGGCAATTGAAGCCGCGGCCTTTTTCTTCTTTGCCCGATTCGTCGCGCAAGCCGGCGAGCTGCAGGTCTTCGAGCAGCACCGATCGACCCAGGCTGGCCGCGGGCGGCATGCTGCCGTAATCCAGGCTCAGCACCAGGCCCTGGTCGTTACGCAGTTCGACCATCGCGAACGGTTTGCCGAGATCGGGCAGCTTCGGCAGCTCGCCTTGCGCCGACACCAGCGTCACTTGCTGGTTCGACGCGACGGTGTAGTTCTGGCCGTTGAACGCGGTGGTCGCGCCGACGACCAATGCTCCGGCCGACGGCGCCGGCTGCTTCAGCTCGTACGGCAGCGTGAAGACGTAGGCGCCGTTGTCTTCGCTGAGCGTGCCCGTGCGGTCGCCGTCGAGTCGCGCGATCCACTCGGTCCAGCGGCCGCCTTCGTAGGCGTACTGCAGACGACCGACCAGCGTGAAGGGCTTGTCCTGGATGCGACCGGCGGCAAAGAGCTGCAACGGGCTGAAGTCGTCGAACAGCTCGGCCATCTTGCCGATGCGCGCCAGCGTGTCGCCCTGTCGCACGACAGTGCTCTGGCAATAAGGGCAAATGGCGAACGTCGACTGCGCCGACCGGAATTCGACCGGCGCGCCGCAGCCGGGACACGGCGCGCGGTAGTAGCGCTGGCTGCCGGTGGCGTCAGCCACGGCACACGCGCCACGGGGGCGCTGTCAGGACCATGTCGCGCGTCTAGACAAGCTTCTTGAGCAGGTCGGCCTTCTTGGCGTCGAACTCTTCCTGCGTGAGGATGCCCTTGGTCTTGAGCTCGCCGAGCTTTTCGAGCGTGGTCATGACATCGGCGGGGCTGACGACCGCGACCGACGGTTGCGCCGCTGCGGCAGCGCTCGCGGCGGCTGCGGCGTTGTTGTTCGGATTCAGGCCCTGCGCCAGGTTCTGCGCCATCACCTGGCCGAGCGCCACACCGGCCCCCAGGCCCATTGCGTCGCCCGCGATGCCACCGCCGCTGGCCGAGCCCTCGGCAAACTTCGGAATCGCCTGCGCGGTCTGGTATTGCATGAACTTGCCCATGTCGTTGCCGACCATGCCCATGCCGATCTTCTGGTCGAGGATCTTCTGCAGCTCCTCGGGCAGCGACACGTTCTGGACCGTGATGTTCTCGAGCTTGATGCCGATCTTCGCGAACTCGGGCACGAGTTGCGCGGCCAACGCTTGCGCAAAGCTGATCTGGTTGGCCGCCAGGTCGAGAAACGGCACGCCGCTGGAGGCGATAGCGTTGCTGATGTTCTGCAGCACGATGCCGCGCAACTGGCCATCGAGATCGGTCACGCTGTAGATGTCGCGCGTGCCCGAAATCTCGTTATAAAACAGCTTGGGGTCGGCAATCCGATAGCTGTAGTTGCCAAAGGCTCGCACACGCACCGCGCCGAAGTCCTTGTCGCGGATCGTGATGGGCTGCGGCGTTCCCCACTTCTGGTCGATCTGCTGGCGCGTGCTGAAAAAGTAGACGTCGCTTTTGAATGGCGACTCGAAGAGCTTGTCCCAGTTCTTCAGGTACGTGAGCACCGGCAGCGTCTGCGTGGTGAGCTTGTACATGCCGGGCCCGAAGACGTCGGCGACCTTGCCCTCGTTCACGAACAGCGCGATCTGCGATTCGCGCACGGTAAGCGAGCCGCCGTTCTGGATTTCCATCTCCGCCATCGGGAAGCGCCAGGCCAGCGTGCCATCGCCGGTCTCGGTCCACTGGATGATGTCGATGAACTGTTTCTTGATGAAATCCATCAGCGCCATGGTCGCTCCTCGTCCGGAATGTGCCGGGGTGGTTTTTGAGCTGGGGATATTGCCACATTGCCCCGCACGGCCCCACGGATTTCGGGCGTGCTCGGCTCTGCCATGCGGCCTATGTCGGGCGGGGTCGAGGTCTACAATCGGCGCCCCCAGAAGAAGCGCGATTGCAGCGCAGCCCAAGGAGCCCAGGCCCATGTTCGAATCGACCCCCGCCACCCCGTCCGCGCCTTCTGCCGAGGACAAACGCGCCGAGCTGCGGCGCGCCGCGTTGGAGTATCACGAGTTCCCGGTGCCCGGCAAGATCGCCATCGCGGCGACCAAGCAAATGGTCAACCAGCGCGACCTGTCACTGGCTTATTCGCCAGGCGTCGCCGCCCCTTGCGAAGAGATCGTCAAAGACCCGCTCAACGCCTTCAAATACACCTCGCGCGGCAACCTGGTCGGCGTGATCACCAACGGCACCGCTGTGCTCGGGCTCGGCGACATCGGCGCTCTGGCTTCCAAGCCGGTGATGGAGGGCAAGGGCGTACTCTTCAAGAAGTTCGCAGGCGTCGACGTGTTCGACATCGAGATCGACGAGAAAGACCCTGCCAAGCTGGTCGAGATCATCGCGTCGCTGGAGCCGACCTTTGGCGCCATCAACCTCGAAGACATCAAGGCACCCGACTGCTTCTACGTCGAGCGCGAGCTGCGCAAACGGATGAAGATCCCGGTGTTCCACGACGACCAGCATGGCACCGCGATCACGGTTGCCGCCGCAATGCTCAACGGCCTCAAGGTCGCGGGCAAAGACATCGGGCAGGTCAAGCTCGTCACGTCAGGCGCCGGTGCCGCCGCGCTCGCCTGCTTGAACCTGCTGCTCAAGGTCGGCCTGAAGCGCGAGAACGTCTACGTGACCGACCTTGCGGGCGTCGTCTACGAAGGCCGCACCGAGCTGATGGACGACGACAAGCGCCAGTACATGCAGAACACCGAAGCGCGCTCGCTGTCGGACGTGATCGAAGGCGCGGACGTGTTTCTGGGCCTTTCTGCAGGCGGCGTGCTGAAGCCGGCGATGGTCGCCAAGATGGCGCCCCGCCCGGTGATCTTCGCGCTGGCCAATCCCAACCCCGAGATCGCACCGGAAGACGCGCATGCGGTGCGCGACGACCTGATCATGGCGACCGGCCGCACCGACTACCCGAACCAGGTCAACAACGTACTGTGCTTCCCGTACATCTTTCGCGGCGCGCTCGACTGCGGCGCGACGACGATCACCGACGAGATGGAAATTGCCGCAGTGCGCGCGATCGCTGAGCTGGCGCAAGCCGAGCAGAGCGAACGCGTGGCCGCAGCGTACGTCGGCGAGAAGCTCAGCTTCGGCCCCGAGTACCTGATCCCCAAGCCCTTCGATCCGCGGCTGATGATGAAGATCGCACCGGCCGTGGCGCAAGCTGCGGCCGACAGCGGCGTCGCGTCGCGCCCCATCAAGGACATGGACGCCTACCGCGACAAGCTGCAAAGCTTCGTCTACGCGTCGGGCACGACGATGAAGCCGATCTTCGACGCCGCCAAGCGCGCGTCGAAAAAGCGCGTGGCATTTTCGGAGGGTGAAGAGGAGCGCGTGTTGCGCGCCGTACAGATCGTGGTCGACGAAGGCTTGGCGCGGCCGACGCTCATCGGCCGGCCGTCGATCATTGCGCAACGGATCGAGAAGTTCGGGTTGCGACTGAAGGAAGAGCTCGACTACGACATCGTCAACGTCGAGCAAGACCACCGCTACCGCGACTTCTGGCAGACCTACCACCGCATGACCGAGCGCGAAGGCACGACCGTGCAAACCGCGAAGATCGAGATGCGCCGCCGCCTGACGTTGATCGGCGCGATGCTGCTGCACAAAGGCGAGGTCGATGGCCTGATCTGCGGCACTTGGGGCACGACGCACACGCATCTGCATTACATCGATCAGGTGATCGGCAAGCGACCTGGCGGATGCGAAAGTACACCGCAGGACGTGCCGGTCTATGCCTGCATGAACGGCCTGCTGCTGCCGGATCGCCAGGTGTTCCTCGTCGACACGCACGTCAACTACGACCCGAGCCCGGAAGAACTGGCCGAAATCACGACCATGGCGGCGGAGGAAATGCTGCGCTTCGGGCTCAAGCCCAAGGCCGCGCTGCTGTCGCATTCGAACTTCGGCACCAGCAACGAGCCCAGCGCCCTCAAGATGCGCAAAACACTCGCGCTGCTGCGCGTGCAGGCGCCCTGGCTTGAAGTCGACGGCGAAATGCATGGCGACGTGGCTCTGGACGGCAAGCAGCGCGACGCTGTCATGCCCCACAGCGCGTTGGCGGGAAATGCCAATCTGCTGGTGTTCCCCAACATCGACGCCGCCAACATTTCATACAACCTGCTTAAAACGGCAGCAGGCGGCAACATCGCCATCGGCCCGGTCCTGCTGGGTGCGGCCAAACCTGTGCATATTCTGACGGCGAGCGCGACTGTGCGTCGCATCGTCAACATGACGGCGCTGACAGTCGCCGACGCCAACGTCGAAAGATAAGGCGTCGCACCGAAAGCGGGCGCCAACTTAGCGGCGCACTGCAGTCTTTGCACCCTGCTCAATCTTTGAGCAGGGTACTTGCTATTTGTGCCGAGCTGGTGCACACTGGTGGGCTTGAATTTTCGGGTTAACCCCAAGGTTAATCCACCAATTCGACTCCCGCTCTTTTCCCTCTGGTGCCCCTGGCGGTCACTGTCCAGTCAATGGCCTCGATCACGTTTTTTGCCTCGAAGTTTGCGTTTACCGGCTTGTTGCTGGCGGCGCTGGCGACGGGAACATCCAGTGTCGAAGCCCGCGACTGGTTCGGTCGCCCAGCCGGTCAATCCACGAAGGAATCGATTGCACTGACCGAACTGCCGACGCAGGGTCAGCGAACTTACGAATCAATTTTGAACGGTGGCCCGTTTGCTCACGACAAAGACGGCATGGTTTTCGGCAACCGAGAACGCCAGTTACCCACAGTCCGTCGCGGAAACTACCGCGAATACACGGTCGAAACCCCGGGGTCGCGTGATCGCGGCGCCAGACGAATCGTCTGCGCAGGCGAGCGCAGGACGCCCGACACCTGCTGGTACACGGCAGACCACTATGCAAGTTTCCGGCGCATCGTCCCTTGAAGACCGCATGAACGATGAACTGTTGAGGGGGGCGACGCCTCGAAGCGTCATGACGAAAGAAGACATGTTGACGACAACTATGGAAAGACCAACGGAGATGACCTTATCCCTTCGTTCCGTGCGACCGAACATCGTGCAGTCGATTCGCGCATTCCGCGTCAACGATCTGCAGGAAGCAGCGCACGCGGCGGGCCAGCACTTTCTCTATGCGAATCTGGGCAACGCCCAGACCAAGCAAGACGTGCTCGACCTGATTGCCCAGCAGTTCACCTTCCCGGCGCATTTTGGGAAGAATTTCGACGCGCTGTACGACTGCATGACAGACCCGTTGCATAAATCAGGCCCGCAGCCCGGTTTCATCATCGTGCTCGAGCAGATTCCGGCCAACGCCAAGTTCGACAAGGAAGCACGCGAGCAACTGCTCGATATCTTCCGCGACGCCTCGGACTACTGGGGGGATCGAAAGATACCCTTCAGGTGCTTTTATTCTTTTCTGTAGCCCGTTCTGCACACACCAGCCAAGCAGAACGGGCGAAAGAGGCTTCGCAGGGCACCGACGTGCTCTCGGGCATCGACCTCACCGTCGACCCCACAGCGGAAAAGATGCCGACCGACAAACTCGTCGATGTGTCGCCACTGGCGCTGCGCATGAGCAGCCCATTCAACTCCAACTATTGGCTTTCAGCTGCCTGAAGTGCCCGAGGGCGGCCATAGAGGCCAAGAGGAAAAGCCCGCAATGCGGGCTTTTCTCATTGTGTGACTTTCGTCGCGCAGTCTGGGGGCACGGCTTGGGCTAAAGCCACGTATTCCGCGACGGGTACTTCTTCAGCGCGGCGCTGCGCATCGAACTCGCCTTCGAAGCCATGCGTCTCCAGCCATTTGCCCAATGTGTGGCGCATGATTTTCCGACGCTGGCTGAAGGCCACCTGGACGATCTCTCCGAGCCGCTTGACATCGACTGCCGGCGGAAGGGCCAGCGGCACCATGCGCACGATGGCGCTGTCGACGCGTGGCGGCGGATCGAAGCTCTCGGGCGGTACGAACAGCACGTTGGCCATTTCGTAGCGCCACTGCAGCATCACGCTCAGGCGGCTGTAGTCGGACGTTGCCGGCTTGGCGACCATGCGATCGATCACTTCCTTTTGCAGCATGAAGTGCTGGTCAACCACCCGATGCGCTGAATCGAGCAGGTGA from Variovorax sp. PAMC28562 includes these protein-coding regions:
- a CDS encoding DUF350 domain-containing protein; its protein translation is MGFEYLKPGVILSSLVFALIGVLIFWLCFLIIDKLTPYDLWHEIVEKHNVALGLVVAAMSLGICIIVAAAIH
- a CDS encoding DUF4178 domain-containing protein, translated to MADATGSQRYYRAPCPGCGAPVEFRSAQSTFAICPYCQSTVVRQGDTLARIGKMAELFDDFSPLQLFAAGRIQDKPFTLVGRLQYAYEGGRWTEWIARLDGDRTGTLSEDNGAYVFTLPYELKQPAPSAGALVVGATTAFNGQNYTVASNQQVTLVSAQGELPKLPDLGKPFAMVELRNDQGLVLSLDYGSMPPAASLGRSVLLEDLQLAGLRDESGKEEKGRGFNCPNCGAPVTVNFADSKTITCRACNSIIDLTQGIGGELKHAEQAEPVRPLIALGALGQLQGASWQVVGFQHRMGQEPGDDEMFGWDEYLLYNKKRGFSFLVDATDGWSMVQPTTGAPTMAESGSAATYMGKRFQQQYAYNAETTYVAGEFYWKVERGQKTFNRDFAAGATLLSMERSANELTWSSGGKLDSATVASAFKLDAKKDMFKRGDVLPVSAALGSGLGCGTIILIGVVIIVLLIILSTCSSSSGGSRSSGGSYGGFSSGGGHK
- a CDS encoding SPFH domain-containing protein, which codes for MALMDFIKKQFIDIIQWTETGDGTLAWRFPMAEMEIQNGGSLTVRESQIALFVNEGKVADVFGPGMYKLTTQTLPVLTYLKNWDKLFESPFKSDVYFFSTRQQIDQKWGTPQPITIRDKDFGAVRVRAFGNYSYRIADPKLFYNEISGTRDIYSVTDLDGQLRGIVLQNISNAIASSGVPFLDLAANQISFAQALAAQLVPEFAKIGIKLENITVQNVSLPEELQKILDQKIGMGMVGNDMGKFMQYQTAQAIPKFAEGSASGGGIAGDAMGLGAGVALGQVMAQNLAQGLNPNNNAAAAASAAAAAQPSVAVVSPADVMTTLEKLGELKTKGILTQEEFDAKKADLLKKLV
- a CDS encoding NADP-dependent malic enzyme, with the protein product MFESTPATPSAPSAEDKRAELRRAALEYHEFPVPGKIAIAATKQMVNQRDLSLAYSPGVAAPCEEIVKDPLNAFKYTSRGNLVGVITNGTAVLGLGDIGALASKPVMEGKGVLFKKFAGVDVFDIEIDEKDPAKLVEIIASLEPTFGAINLEDIKAPDCFYVERELRKRMKIPVFHDDQHGTAITVAAAMLNGLKVAGKDIGQVKLVTSGAGAAALACLNLLLKVGLKRENVYVTDLAGVVYEGRTELMDDDKRQYMQNTEARSLSDVIEGADVFLGLSAGGVLKPAMVAKMAPRPVIFALANPNPEIAPEDAHAVRDDLIMATGRTDYPNQVNNVLCFPYIFRGALDCGATTITDEMEIAAVRAIAELAQAEQSERVAAAYVGEKLSFGPEYLIPKPFDPRLMMKIAPAVAQAAADSGVASRPIKDMDAYRDKLQSFVYASGTTMKPIFDAAKRASKKRVAFSEGEEERVLRAVQIVVDEGLARPTLIGRPSIIAQRIEKFGLRLKEELDYDIVNVEQDHRYRDFWQTYHRMTEREGTTVQTAKIEMRRRLTLIGAMLLHKGEVDGLICGTWGTTHTHLHYIDQVIGKRPGGCESTPQDVPVYACMNGLLLPDRQVFLVDTHVNYDPSPEELAEITTMAAEEMLRFGLKPKAALLSHSNFGTSNEPSALKMRKTLALLRVQAPWLEVDGEMHGDVALDGKQRDAVMPHSALAGNANLLVFPNIDAANISYNLLKTAAGGNIAIGPVLLGAAKPVHILTASATVRRIVNMTALTVADANVER
- a CDS encoding ribonuclease domain-containing protein; this encodes MASITFFASKFAFTGLLLAALATGTSSVEARDWFGRPAGQSTKESIALTELPTQGQRTYESILNGGPFAHDKDGMVFGNRERQLPTVRRGNYREYTVETPGSRDRGARRIVCAGERRTPDTCWYTADHYASFRRIVP